A window of the Lactuca sativa cultivar Salinas chromosome 5, Lsat_Salinas_v11, whole genome shotgun sequence genome harbors these coding sequences:
- the LOC111883284 gene encoding chaperone protein ClpB1-like — MHWTKLFHPRTHAKNSSGEEGEKVETASGETNDLVDQVGKLDRVIGRDEEVREVISILSGKTKKNPLLIGEPGVVKLDVVKGLAQMIFRGDVPINLHNVQVRWLDIVHTKDKLKAVLKEVREAQGKVILFVDNIRLALGSEWSMDATDLLQHMIATGQLWCIGGTTLEGYKKLCLEKDAAVNKYFHQVLVTELSVPDTMSILCRLKERYDGVGILDCALVVAVQLSSRYITGRCLPNKAINLVDEACVNMIAQLDEIHNLKRKLTQLETDFQSLKKEKDKATVACLVEVKKKLDDLKDKVVFKNKKKKKDTRDEIRRLEAERNNLARAIDLKLAFIKGDDENVTTVGSYEIAEVVSRYIGIPVTKLLRTKIF, encoded by the exons ATGCATTGGACAAAGTTATTTCATCCGAGGACTCATGCAAAAAATTCTAGCGGGGAAGAAGGGGAAAAGGTTGAAACTGCTTCCGGAGAAACTAATGATCTGGTAGATCAAGTGGGAAAACTTGATCGTGTAATAGGAAGAGACGAAGAGGTTAGGGAAGTGATTAGCATTTTATCTGGAAAAACCAAGAAGAACCCTCTTCTCATTGGAGAACCTGGTGTGGTTAAATTGGATGTTGTCAAAGGATTAGCTCAGATGATTTTCAGAGGTGATGTCCCGATAAATCTTCATAATGTACAAGTAAGATGGTTGGATATTGTGCACACAAAGGACAAACTGAAAGCGGTGTTGAAAGAGGTGCGAGAGGCCCAAGGGAAAGTCATATTGTTCGTTGATAACATCCGCCTTGCTCTTGGATCTGAATGGTCAATGGATGCAACAGATCTCCTTCAACATATGATTGCCACAGGCCAGTTATGGTGCATTGGTGGCACGACTTTAGAGGGTTACAAGAAATTATGTCTTGAAAAGGATGCTGCTGTTAACAAGTATTTCCATCAGGTTTTGGTTACTGAACTTAGCGTTCCTGACACCATGAGTATTCTCTGCAGGCTTAAAGAGAGATACGATGGTGTTGGAATTCTTGATTGTGCTTTGGTTGTAGCTGTGCAACTTTCGAGCCGATACATAACTGGTA GATGTCTGCCTAATAAGGCAATCAATCTGGTTGATGAAGCTTGTGTGAATATGATAGCACAACTTGATGAAATACATAATCTCAAAAGAAAGTTAACTCAGTTAGAGACTGATTTTCAATCTTTGAAAAAGGAGAAAGACAAAGCAACCGTAGCTTGCCTTGTTGAG GTaaagaaaaagcttgatgatttGAAGGATAAAGTTGTGTtcaagaataagaagaagaagaaagacacAAGAGACGAGATCCGTAGGCTAGAAGCAGAAAGAAATAATTTAGCAAGGGCTATTGATTTGAAACTTGCGTTTATAAAAGGTGATGATGAAAACGTAACAACAGTAGGATCTTATGAGATTGCTGAGGTGGTCAGTCGATATATCGGCATACCTGTGACGAAACTCCTCAGAACCAAAATCTTTTAA